The following proteins come from a genomic window of Proteinivorax hydrogeniformans:
- a CDS encoding methyl-accepting chemotaxis protein, which translates to MTKNYLENYGELVVRTTIRLCAIACIFLGLQYGLTMDYTVPNLAMLAISVSLVALFLYFNAAKKFSEKHARIVLAVFSIAWLYSALIGTIISLFLIIPVLVLLSLYPQKKFRWEIFICLLVGYIVILAYNLLGYSDVLDTATAIGVGFFYLTIGYALNEITGIINKLSLDIDQNEKQIVESKSQMETQLQEIENVQQETTKYINEIIPSLKETVDATQEITKSIDEHTQSVESSSEKGSQSIDYVSKVNKSSEILESKLKDVSQAKQGGEKGLNSLSRTATKSVKVKDNMLNVAKLTDEKATKITEVLNSIKSIAAQTQILSLNASIEAARAGEHGKGFSVVADEVGKLAEQTSKYVVDIEAITEELNSSTTEVNKAAKALNAIVNGQGKLIKEVIADFQNIDNSVQESLSEMNIVGEDLTAVKENIEHLNSQLESMSAVSQQIAASSQQSLSSLQEQFTSMEKIQTKVNELGKNSS; encoded by the coding sequence ATGACCAAAAATTATCTAGAAAACTATGGAGAGTTAGTAGTGCGCACTACCATTAGGCTATGCGCCATAGCGTGCATTTTTTTAGGCCTTCAATATGGTCTTACTATGGACTATACTGTACCTAACTTAGCAATGTTGGCTATAAGTGTATCTTTAGTAGCGCTATTTCTTTACTTTAATGCAGCTAAAAAGTTTTCCGAAAAACACGCACGAATAGTTTTAGCAGTATTTTCTATCGCCTGGCTATACTCTGCATTAATAGGTACAATTATATCCCTATTCTTAATAATACCTGTACTAGTCTTACTATCTTTATATCCACAAAAAAAGTTTAGGTGGGAGATTTTTATATGCCTACTTGTGGGCTATATTGTTATACTAGCTTATAATCTCCTTGGGTATAGTGATGTCTTAGACACAGCCACCGCAATTGGTGTTGGATTTTTCTATCTTACCATAGGTTATGCGCTAAATGAGATTACCGGCATAATTAACAAACTAAGTTTAGATATAGACCAAAACGAAAAACAAATAGTAGAAAGCAAAAGTCAAATGGAAACACAGCTTCAAGAAATAGAAAATGTGCAACAAGAAACAACAAAATACATAAATGAAATAATTCCTTCCTTAAAAGAAACAGTAGATGCTACACAAGAGATAACTAAAAGCATCGATGAGCATACCCAATCAGTAGAAAGCTCATCAGAAAAAGGTAGCCAGTCTATAGATTACGTTTCTAAAGTAAATAAAAGCTCTGAAATATTAGAGTCAAAGCTAAAAGACGTATCCCAAGCAAAACAAGGGGGCGAAAAAGGTCTAAATTCCTTATCTAGAACCGCCACCAAAAGTGTAAAAGTAAAAGACAACATGTTAAACGTAGCCAAACTAACCGACGAAAAAGCAACCAAGATAACCGAAGTTTTAAATAGCATAAAAAGCATAGCAGCCCAAACCCAGATTCTATCCCTTAACGCCTCCATCGAAGCAGCAAGGGCCGGCGAGCATGGCAAAGGCTTTTCGGTGGTAGCCGATGAAGTTGGCAAGCTAGCTGAACAAACTTCCAAATATGTTGTTGATATAGAAGCTATAACCGAAGAGTTAAACAGCAGTACCACAGAAGTAAACAAAGCAGCTAAAGCCTTAAATGCAATTGTAAACGGACAAGGCAAGCTAATCAAAGAAGTAATCGCAGACTTTCAAAATATCGACAACAGCGTGCAAGAGTCCCTAAGCGAAATGAACATAGTAGGCGAAGACTTAACAGCAGTAAAAGAAAACATAGAACATCTAAACTCTCAGTTAGAATCTATGTCTGCAGTATCCCAACAAATTGCAGCCAGCTCCCAGCAATCACTGAGCTCACTACAAGAACAATTCACATCAATGGAAAAAATCCAAACAAAAGTAAACGAACTAGGGAAGAACAGTAGTTAA
- a CDS encoding HAD family hydrolase, whose amino-acid sequence MIKLVAIDLDGTLLNDSGEIHPKDSEKIQKLISNGVYVVLATGRTFKSAQYIAKQLNLNVPIITYNGGLIKDTISQRVIHCSKINLDTAKEILKLAEHQQVYARAYVDDVLWEQKENTDAKHYAKKHRISYKIKGKLSQTLDKDPYILLFKDRENPSKIYNLTNKLKELNKVTVTSSTPDSVEVMSKETSKAHALKIICKKLNIPKEKTLAIGNSLNDYDMLSWAGTGVAMQNSDQALLKIWDKVSKHTNNQAGVSRIIEEFINF is encoded by the coding sequence ATGATAAAACTCGTTGCCATAGACTTAGATGGCACTTTGCTAAACGACAGCGGAGAAATTCATCCAAAAGATAGCGAAAAAATTCAAAAGCTAATATCCAACGGGGTTTATGTTGTTCTTGCCACCGGCCGCACATTTAAATCTGCCCAGTATATTGCCAAACAACTAAACTTAAATGTACCGATAATAACATATAACGGAGGGTTGATAAAGGACACCATCTCACAGAGAGTCATCCACTGCTCAAAAATAAACTTAGACACAGCAAAAGAAATCTTAAAGCTAGCCGAGCATCAACAAGTATATGCCCGCGCCTATGTAGATGACGTGCTGTGGGAACAAAAAGAAAACACAGACGCCAAACACTACGCCAAAAAACACAGAATTAGCTACAAGATAAAAGGCAAGCTAAGCCAAACCTTAGACAAAGATCCATATATACTGCTATTTAAAGACAGAGAAAACCCCTCTAAAATCTATAACCTAACCAATAAACTAAAAGAGCTAAACAAAGTAACAGTTACATCATCAACACCGGACTCAGTAGAGGTAATGAGCAAGGAAACCTCCAAAGCCCATGCCCTTAAAATAATATGTAAAAAACTAAATATCCCAAAAGAAAAAACACTAGCCATCGGTAATAGCTTAAACGACTACGATATGCTATCATGGGCAGGCACAGGAGTGGCCATGCAAAACTCAGATCAAGCACTACTTAAAATATGGGACAAAGTATCAAAGCATACAAATAACCAAGCGGGAGTATCCCGTATAATAGAAGAGTTTATTAACTTTTAA
- a CDS encoding methyl-accepting chemotaxis protein has translation MLLNYKKNVKNILAGKQPKVKQEELKELQNKLTQLNELQDNIMAYTLKVIELSSFLGNVEVDMEHLSGNLLNLMNQLTTQTDKTVAFSQESNASMTEIDKALDENVQTAELILKSIEGVVDNNKKNEENLSKMGTVCNKVTSENLEVNKNLKTLLDEVKKINDIIVVIENVADQTNLLALNASIEAARAGEAGKGFSVVSEEIRKLAENTKEHLAKFQAFKDEIEKTSENSIESIERTNKSMKEIPEVSNSIKSIIDNNFKSMQKVQEDMEMFMASFEQISSSTTEVSSAVDTLTSETEEMSKLISVIDGNVEKVSKIKETVHKNDTQFIELNTKYYERFLESESSISSQQLINILENAKNHHRTWMKTLKHMIDAKQVMPLQIDSTRCQFGHFYNSLKIEDPKIKKLWEKIDDIHNSLHQTGGVVIELINSNEHKKAEEKYYATKTKSEEMFKLLDQIVEVKS, from the coding sequence ATGCTCTTAAACTATAAAAAGAACGTAAAAAACATCTTAGCAGGAAAACAGCCAAAAGTGAAGCAAGAGGAGTTAAAAGAACTACAAAATAAGTTGACACAACTAAACGAATTACAAGATAATATTATGGCATACACCTTAAAAGTAATTGAACTGAGCTCTTTTTTAGGAAACGTAGAAGTGGACATGGAACATCTATCTGGTAATTTACTAAATCTAATGAATCAGCTGACCACACAAACAGACAAAACAGTGGCTTTTTCTCAAGAATCTAATGCATCAATGACAGAAATTGACAAAGCGTTAGATGAGAATGTTCAAACCGCAGAATTAATTTTAAAAAGTATAGAAGGTGTAGTGGATAACAACAAGAAAAACGAAGAAAACCTTAGTAAGATGGGGACCGTTTGTAACAAAGTGACATCTGAAAACTTAGAGGTAAATAAAAACCTAAAAACCCTATTAGATGAGGTAAAAAAAATAAACGACATAATAGTAGTGATAGAAAATGTAGCAGATCAAACAAACCTACTGGCGCTAAACGCAAGCATAGAAGCTGCTAGGGCAGGGGAAGCAGGCAAGGGATTTTCTGTAGTATCAGAAGAGATCCGAAAACTTGCGGAAAATACCAAAGAACACCTGGCTAAATTTCAGGCATTTAAAGACGAGATAGAAAAAACCTCAGAAAACAGTATAGAAAGCATAGAAAGAACCAACAAATCAATGAAAGAGATACCAGAAGTGTCAAACTCTATCAAATCAATAATAGATAATAACTTTAAATCGATGCAAAAAGTTCAAGAAGATATGGAAATGTTTATGGCATCTTTTGAACAAATTAGTAGCTCCACTACCGAAGTAAGTAGCGCCGTAGACACCTTAACCAGCGAGACTGAAGAAATGTCTAAGCTTATATCAGTAATAGATGGGAATGTAGAGAAGGTTAGCAAAATCAAAGAAACCGTACATAAAAATGACACACAATTTATTGAACTAAACACAAAATACTACGAAAGATTCCTAGAATCTGAAAGTAGCATATCGTCACAGCAGCTTATTAACATTTTGGAAAATGCTAAAAACCACCATAGAACTTGGATGAAAACATTAAAACATATGATTGATGCAAAACAAGTAATGCCACTTCAAATTGACAGCACTCGTTGCCAATTTGGCCACTTTTATAACTCCTTAAAAATTGAAGACCCTAAAATCAAAAAACTTTGGGAAAAAATTGATGATATCCATAACAGCCTACACCAAACAGGTGGAGTAGTAATAGAGTTGATAAATTCAAACGAGCATAAAAAAGCAGAGGAAAAATATTATGCCACAAAAACAAAATCTGAGGAAATGTTCAAACTGCTAGACCAAATAGTTGAAGTTAAAAGTTAA